The Papio anubis isolate 15944 chromosome 1, Panubis1.0, whole genome shotgun sequence genome window below encodes:
- the CNR2 gene encoding cannabinoid receptor 2 produces MEECWVTEIANGSKNGLDFNPMKDYMILSGPQKIAIAVLCTLLGLLSALENVAVLYLILSSHRLRQKPSYLFIGSLAGADFLASVVFACSFVNFHVFHGMDSKAVFLLKIGSVTMTFTASVGSLLLTAIDRYLCLRYPPSYKALLTRGRALVTLGIMWVLSALVSYLPLMGWTCCPRPCSELFPLIPNDYLLGWLLFIAFLFSGIIYTYGHVLWKAHQHVASLSGHQDRQVPGMARMRLDVRLAKTLGLVLAVLLICWFPVLALMVHSLATTLSDQVKKAFAFCSMLCLVNSMVNPVIYALRSREIRSSAHHCLARWRKCVRGLGSEAKEEAPRSSVTETEADGKITPWPDSRDLDHSSC; encoded by the coding sequence ATGGAGGaatgctgggtgacagagatagcCAATGGCTCCAAGAATGGCTTGGATTTCAACCCTATGAAGGATTACATGATCCTGAGTGGTCCCCAGAAGATAGCTATTGCCGTGTTGTGCACTCTTCTGGGCCTGCTAAGTGCCCTGGAGAACGTGGCTGTACTCTATCTGATCCTGTCCTCCCACCGGCTCCGCCAGAAGCCCTCATACCTGTTCATTGGCAGCTTGGCTGGAGCCGACTTCCTGGCCAGTGTGGTCTTTGCATGCAGCTTTGTGAATTTTCATGTTTTCCATGGTATGGATTCCAAGGCTGTCTTCTTGCTGAAGATTGGCAGCGTGACCATGACCTTCACAGCCTCTGTGGGTAGCCTGCTGCTGACAGCCATTGACCGATACCTCTGCCTGCGCTACCCACCCTCCTACAAAGCTCTGCTCACCCGTGGGAGGGCACTGGTGACCCTGGGCATCATGTGGGTCCTCTCAGCACTGGTCTCCTACCTGCCGCTCATGGGATGGACTTGCTGTCCCAGGCCCTGCTCTGAGCTTTTCCCACTGATCCCCAATGACTACCTGCTGGGCTGGCTCCTGTTCATCGCCTTCCTCTTTTCCGGAATCATCTACACCTATGGGCATGTTCTCTGGAAAGCCCATCAGCATGTAGCCAGTTTGTCTGGGCACCAGGACAGGCAGGTGCCAGGAATGGCCCGAATGAGGCTGGACGTGAGGTTGGCCAAGACCCTGGGGCTGGTGCTGGCTGTGCTCCTCATCTGTTGGTTCCCAGTGCTGGCCCTCATGGTCCACAGCCTGGCCACTACGCTCAGCGACCAGGTCAAGAAGGCCTTTGCCTTCTGCTCCATGTTGTGCCTCGTCAACTCCATGGTCAACCCTGTCATCTACGCTCTGCGGAGTAGGGAGATCCGCTCCTCTGCCCATCACTGCCTGGCTCGCTGGAGGAAGTGTGTGAGGGGCCTTGGGTCGGAGGCAAAAGAAGAAGCCCCGAGGTCCTCAGTCACCGAGACAGAGGCTGATGGGAAAATCACTCCGTGGCCAGATTCCAGAGATCTAGACCACTCCAGTTGCTGA